The Streptomyces sp. P9-A4 genome contains a region encoding:
- a CDS encoding ACP S-malonyltransferase encodes MLVLVAPGQGAQTPGFLTPWLELPGAADRIAAWSDAIGLDLAHYGTKADADEIRDTAVAQPLLVAAGLLSAAALGEVKPGVVAGHSVGEFTAAAFAGVLDDAAALRLVRTRGLAMAEAAAITETGMSALLGGDPEVTVPHLEKLGLTAANVNGAGQIVAAGTMEQLAALDADKPEGVRRVVALKVAGAFHTHHMAPAVAKLEEAAKELSPAAPATRYVSNKDGQVVTDGAEVVARLVGQVANPVRWDLCMETFQALGATALIEVCPGGTLTGIAKRALPGVATVALKTPDDLDAARTLIAEHTAV; translated from the coding sequence GTGCTCGTACTCGTCGCTCCCGGCCAAGGCGCCCAGACGCCCGGCTTCCTGACCCCCTGGCTCGAACTCCCCGGCGCCGCCGACCGCATCGCGGCCTGGTCGGACGCCATCGGGCTCGATCTCGCCCACTACGGCACGAAGGCCGATGCGGACGAGATCCGTGACACCGCCGTGGCACAGCCGCTCCTCGTCGCCGCCGGCCTGCTGTCCGCCGCCGCGCTCGGCGAGGTGAAGCCCGGCGTCGTCGCCGGTCACAGCGTCGGCGAGTTCACCGCCGCCGCGTTCGCGGGCGTCCTCGACGACGCCGCGGCGCTGCGTCTCGTGCGGACCCGTGGGCTCGCGATGGCCGAGGCCGCCGCGATCACCGAGACCGGCATGTCGGCGCTGCTCGGGGGCGACCCCGAGGTGACCGTCCCGCACCTGGAGAAGCTCGGCCTGACCGCCGCCAACGTGAACGGCGCGGGCCAGATCGTGGCCGCCGGCACCATGGAGCAGCTGGCCGCCCTGGACGCCGACAAGCCCGAGGGTGTCCGCCGGGTCGTCGCGCTCAAGGTCGCCGGTGCCTTCCACACGCACCACATGGCCCCGGCCGTGGCGAAGCTGGAGGAGGCGGCGAAGGAGCTCTCCCCGGCCGCCCCGGCCACCCGCTACGTGTCGAACAAGGACGGGCAGGTCGTCACCGACGGCGCCGAGGTCGTGGCCCGCCTGGTCGGCCAGGTCGCGAACCCGGTCCGCTGGGACCTGTGCATGGAGACCTTCCAGGCGCTCGGCGCGACCGCGCTGATCGAGGTGTGCCCCGGCGGCACCCTGACCGGCATCGCCAAGCGCGCCCTGCCCGGAGTGGCCACCGTCGCGCTGAAGACTCCCGACGACCTGGACGCGGCCCGTACGCTCATCGCTGAGCACACGGCCGTCTGA
- a CDS encoding ketoacyl-ACP synthase III, producing the protein MSKIKPSKGAPYARILGVGGYRPTRVVPNEVILETIDSSDEWIRSRSGIATRHWASPEETVAAMSVEASGKAIADAGINPEQIGAVIVSTVSHFKQTPAVATEIADRIGAGKPAAFDISAGCAGFGYGLTLAKGMIVEGSAEYVLVIGVERLSDLTDLEDRATAFLFGDGAGAVVVGPSDEPHIGPTVWGSEGDKSETIKQTVPWNEFHVGDVSKLPLNEAGEIKFPAITQEGQAVFRWAVFEMAKVAQQALDAAGISADDLDVFIPHQANMRIIDSMVKTLKLPEHVTVARDVETTGNTSAASIPLAMERLLATGKAKSGDTALIIGFGAGLVFAATVVTLP; encoded by the coding sequence ATGTCGAAGATCAAGCCCAGCAAGGGCGCCCCGTACGCGCGGATCCTCGGTGTCGGCGGCTACCGCCCCACCCGGGTCGTGCCGAACGAGGTGATCCTCGAGACGATCGACTCGTCCGACGAGTGGATCCGCTCGCGCTCCGGTATCGCCACCCGCCACTGGGCCTCGCCCGAGGAGACCGTCGCCGCCATGTCGGTGGAGGCCTCGGGCAAGGCCATCGCGGACGCCGGGATCAACCCGGAGCAGATCGGTGCGGTGATCGTCTCCACGGTCTCGCACTTCAAGCAGACCCCGGCCGTCGCCACCGAGATCGCCGACAGGATCGGCGCCGGGAAGCCGGCCGCGTTCGACATCTCCGCCGGCTGCGCGGGCTTCGGCTACGGCCTGACGCTCGCCAAGGGCATGATCGTCGAGGGTTCCGCCGAGTACGTCCTCGTCATCGGCGTGGAGCGGCTCAGCGACCTGACGGATCTGGAGGACCGCGCGACGGCCTTCCTGTTCGGCGACGGCGCCGGCGCCGTGGTCGTCGGCCCCTCCGACGAGCCGCACATCGGCCCCACCGTGTGGGGTTCCGAGGGCGACAAGTCCGAGACGATCAAGCAGACCGTCCCGTGGAACGAGTTCCACGTCGGCGACGTCTCGAAGCTGCCGCTCAACGAGGCCGGCGAGATCAAGTTCCCCGCCATCACGCAGGAGGGCCAGGCGGTCTTCCGCTGGGCCGTCTTCGAGATGGCGAAGGTCGCCCAGCAGGCGCTGGACGCCGCCGGCATCTCGGCGGACGACCTGGACGTCTTCATCCCGCACCAGGCGAACATGCGGATCATCGACTCGATGGTGAAGACGCTGAAGCTGCCGGAGCACGTGACGGTGGCCCGCGACGTCGAGACCACCGGCAACACGTCGGCGGCCTCGATTCCGCTCGCCATGGAACGACTCCTGGCGACCGGCAAGGCGAAGAGCGGCGACACGGCGCTCATCATCGGCTTCGGGGCGGGTCTCGTCTTCGCCGCGACGGTCGTTACCCTCCCCTAG
- a CDS encoding acyl carrier protein — translation MAATQDQIVEGLAEIVNEIAGIPVEDVELGKSFTDDLDVDSLSMVEVVVAAEERFDVKIPDEDVKNLKTVGDAADYILKHQA, via the coding sequence ATGGCCGCCACCCAGGACCAGATCGTCGAAGGCCTCGCCGAGATCGTCAACGAGATCGCCGGCATCCCGGTCGAGGACGTCGAGCTGGGCAAGTCGTTCACCGACGACCTGGACGTCGACTCGCTCTCCATGGTCGAGGTCGTCGTCGCCGCCGAAGAGCGCTTCGACGTCAAGATCCCGGACGAGGACGTCAAGAACCTCAAGACGGTCGGCGACGCTGCCGACTACATCCTGAAGCACCAGGCCTGA
- the fabF gene encoding beta-ketoacyl-ACP synthase II — translation MSSTNRTVVVTGIGATTPLGGDVSSTWEGLLAGRSGVRPLEGERFAELPVQIAATAAVDPGDVLPRPLARKLDRSAQFALIAAREAWADAGYTAPAGEDEKIAPERLGSVIASGIGGVTTLLDQYDVLKEKGVRRVSPHTVPMLMPNSPSANVGLEVNARAGVHTPVSACASGAEAIGYAVEMIRTGRADVVVAGGTEAAIHPLPIAAFANMMAMSKSNDEPTKASRPYDTGRDGFVLGEGAGVVILESEEHAKARGARVYCEVLGQGLSADSHHIAQPEPTGRGIAAAMQNLLDATDLKPSEVVHLNAHATSTPQGDVAEIKALRKVLGDDLDHVAISATKSMTGHLLGGAGGIETVATVLALHHRLAPPTINIDDLDPDVDADIVRDEPRELPQGTIAAINNSFGFGGHNVVLAFRTV, via the coding sequence GTGAGCTCGACCAATCGCACCGTGGTCGTCACCGGTATCGGCGCAACCACACCGCTGGGTGGCGACGTGTCGTCGACCTGGGAAGGTCTCTTGGCCGGACGCTCCGGCGTCAGGCCCCTGGAGGGCGAGCGCTTCGCCGAACTGCCCGTCCAGATCGCCGCGACGGCCGCCGTCGACCCCGGTGACGTCCTGCCCCGCCCGCTCGCCCGCAAGCTGGACCGCTCGGCGCAGTTCGCGCTGATCGCGGCCCGCGAGGCCTGGGCCGACGCGGGCTACACCGCCCCCGCCGGCGAGGACGAGAAGATCGCGCCCGAGCGGCTCGGCTCCGTCATCGCCTCCGGCATCGGCGGTGTCACCACACTGCTCGACCAGTACGACGTGCTCAAGGAGAAGGGCGTCCGCCGCGTCTCCCCGCACACCGTGCCGATGCTGATGCCGAACAGCCCCTCCGCGAACGTGGGCCTGGAGGTGAACGCCCGCGCGGGCGTCCACACCCCCGTCTCCGCGTGCGCGTCCGGCGCCGAGGCCATCGGCTACGCCGTCGAGATGATCCGTACCGGCCGTGCCGACGTGGTCGTCGCCGGCGGTACCGAGGCCGCGATCCACCCGCTGCCGATCGCCGCGTTCGCCAACATGATGGCGATGTCCAAGAGCAACGACGAGCCGACGAAGGCCTCCCGTCCGTACGACACGGGCCGTGACGGCTTCGTGCTCGGCGAGGGCGCGGGCGTCGTGATCCTGGAGTCCGAGGAGCACGCGAAGGCGCGCGGCGCGCGCGTCTACTGCGAGGTCCTCGGCCAGGGCCTGTCGGCCGACAGCCACCACATCGCGCAGCCCGAGCCGACCGGCCGGGGCATCGCCGCCGCGATGCAGAACCTGCTGGACGCGACGGACCTCAAGCCGTCCGAGGTCGTCCACCTCAACGCGCACGCCACGTCGACGCCGCAGGGCGACGTCGCCGAGATCAAGGCGCTGCGGAAGGTCCTGGGCGACGACCTGGACCACGTCGCGATCTCCGCGACGAAGTCGATGACCGGTCACCTCCTCGGCGGCGCGGGCGGCATCGAGACCGTCGCGACGGTCCTGGCGCTCCACCACCGGCTGGCCCCGCCGACGATCAACATCGACGACCTGGACCCGGACGTCGACGCGGACATCGTCCGCGACGAGCCCCGCGAACTCCCGCAGGGCACGATCGCCGCGATCAACAACTCGTTCGGCTTCGGCGGCCACAACGTGGTGCTGGCGTTCCGTACGGTCTGA
- a CDS encoding DUF7927 domain-containing protein → MIRRHHRGGRPKRTLRAAVGALAAATLAVGAAPVAGAAQNAPRGAGSERPIGPDPVVTLLAHGNLTMASNSVLTCDPSDGSVCSDTEGTNNGRTMYVKSDPGAPGPNASSAQLRLPAGATVLSARLYWQFNPTGTSTNGTSGDLAKGDTVSWKVPGASGYTQVTADTYDYFDQKVGGTPPEPLMAAGAVKDVTAEVKAAGAGSYTVADIQACSGRSSAQNHGGNNVGCWGGWSLVVAYEAPTEPLRYLQVWDGYQLLRDPNPATTLTLAGIRTPDGGPAAATMGVTVGDGDTPISGDQALVGSTVANLTELPMPGPNGVTTDNAFTGRIDHVAADGTDANITTRDPNPVSNYGYDARIIDVTGKIPAGSTQALLRINGAGDALEPQAVWLALEAREPDLQLTKANDPPGTTSDTPPGLVDAGATITYTFTLTNKHAGGGTDALDTATDVTLTDELPVGTEYVAGSNPDCTAKASTVTCATTDLAPGASRTVSFRAKVAAGTAAGTKLDDTASVAFKGKQTGRTQERHSNTVRNTVAAKAGYHVKKTSDSATAAPGDKVAYEVEIANTGNTPLQALTVTDDLGEVLDDATYNDDATATSGTPHYTAPKLSWTGDLAVGESAKLAYSVTVDEPAHGDRKLTNTVVGDKPGGNCPAGGSDPDCTTTTEVDVPPTPTPEPSSPTAPTPDPTPTPDPSQSGHPGGGGQLPETGSIAGPAAAAAALTVAAGAGLAFAARRRNRGRHL, encoded by the coding sequence ATGATCCGTCGTCACCACAGAGGTGGGCGCCCCAAGCGAACCCTGCGAGCCGCGGTCGGCGCCCTCGCGGCGGCCACCCTGGCCGTGGGCGCGGCACCCGTGGCGGGCGCCGCCCAGAACGCCCCGCGCGGCGCGGGGAGCGAGCGGCCGATCGGTCCGGACCCGGTGGTCACGCTGCTCGCCCACGGCAACCTGACGATGGCCTCCAACTCGGTCCTGACCTGCGACCCGAGCGACGGCAGCGTCTGCTCCGACACCGAGGGCACGAACAACGGCCGGACCATGTACGTGAAGTCCGACCCCGGCGCCCCCGGGCCCAACGCCTCCTCCGCCCAGCTCCGGCTGCCGGCGGGCGCCACCGTGCTGTCCGCGCGCCTCTACTGGCAGTTCAACCCCACCGGGACGAGCACCAACGGCACCTCCGGCGACCTCGCCAAGGGTGACACCGTGTCCTGGAAGGTCCCCGGGGCGAGCGGCTACACACAGGTCACCGCGGACACCTACGACTACTTCGACCAGAAGGTCGGCGGGACCCCGCCGGAGCCGCTGATGGCCGCGGGCGCCGTCAAGGACGTCACGGCCGAGGTCAAGGCGGCGGGAGCGGGTTCGTACACCGTCGCCGACATCCAGGCGTGCAGCGGACGCTCCTCCGCCCAGAACCACGGCGGGAACAACGTGGGCTGCTGGGGCGGCTGGTCCCTGGTCGTCGCCTACGAGGCCCCCACCGAGCCCCTGCGCTACCTCCAGGTCTGGGACGGCTACCAGCTGCTGCGCGACCCCAACCCCGCCACCACCCTCACCCTGGCGGGCATCCGCACCCCGGACGGCGGCCCGGCGGCTGCCACGATGGGTGTCACCGTCGGGGACGGCGACACCCCGATCTCCGGCGACCAGGCCCTGGTGGGGTCCACCGTGGCCAACCTCACCGAACTGCCCATGCCCGGCCCGAACGGCGTCACCACCGACAACGCCTTCACCGGGCGCATCGACCACGTCGCCGCCGACGGCACTGATGCCAACATCACCACCCGCGACCCGAACCCCGTCAGCAACTACGGCTACGACGCCCGCATCATCGACGTGACCGGCAAGATCCCCGCGGGCAGCACCCAGGCCCTGCTCCGGATCAACGGCGCGGGCGACGCGCTGGAGCCCCAGGCCGTCTGGCTGGCCCTGGAGGCCCGTGAGCCGGACCTCCAGCTCACCAAGGCCAACGACCCGCCCGGCACCACCAGCGACACCCCGCCCGGCCTGGTCGACGCCGGCGCCACCATCACCTACACCTTCACCCTGACCAACAAGCACGCCGGCGGCGGCACCGACGCCCTGGACACGGCCACGGACGTCACGCTCACGGACGAGCTGCCCGTCGGCACCGAGTACGTCGCCGGCTCGAACCCGGACTGCACCGCGAAGGCGTCCACCGTCACCTGCGCCACCACCGACCTCGCGCCCGGCGCGTCCCGTACCGTCTCGTTCCGGGCGAAGGTCGCGGCCGGCACCGCCGCGGGCACGAAGCTGGACGACACCGCCTCGGTCGCCTTCAAGGGCAAGCAGACGGGCCGCACCCAGGAACGCCACAGCAACACCGTGCGCAACACGGTGGCCGCCAAGGCCGGCTACCACGTCAAGAAGACCTCGGACAGCGCCACCGCCGCCCCCGGCGACAAGGTCGCCTACGAGGTCGAGATCGCCAACACCGGGAACACACCGCTGCAGGCGCTGACCGTCACCGACGACCTCGGCGAGGTGCTCGACGACGCGACGTACAACGACGACGCCACCGCCACGAGCGGCACCCCGCACTACACCGCCCCGAAGCTGAGCTGGACCGGCGACCTGGCCGTCGGCGAGAGCGCGAAGCTGGCCTACTCCGTCACGGTCGACGAGCCGGCCCACGGGGACCGGAAGCTGACGAACACCGTGGTGGGCGACAAGCCCGGCGGCAACTGCCCGGCCGGCGGCAGCGACCCGGACTGCACCACCACGACCGAGGTCGACGTTCCCCCCACGCCCACGCCCGAGCCCAGCTCGCCCACCGCCCCGACCCCGGACCCGACCCCGACGCCCGACCCGTCGCAGAGCGGCCACCCGGGGGGCGGCGGTCAGCTCCCCGAGACCGGGTCGATCGCCGGACCGGCCGCCGCGGCCGCCGCGCTCACCGTGGCCGCCGGAGCGGGCCTCGCCTTCGCCGCCCGGCGCCGGAACCGGGGCCGCCACCTCTGA
- a CDS encoding DUF3145 domain-containing protein → MTTRGVLYVHSAPRALCPHVEWAVAGVLGARVQLDWIRQPASPGTWRAEFSWQGRTGTASELASALRGWQMLRFEVTAEPSPTAEGERYSATPALGIFHAVTGIHGDILVPEDRLRAALARAAQGETVLEAEIARLLGKPWDDELEPFRYAGEGAPVRWLHQVV, encoded by the coding sequence GTGACGACACGTGGAGTCCTGTACGTACACTCCGCACCGCGCGCGCTGTGCCCGCACGTCGAATGGGCGGTCGCGGGTGTCCTCGGTGCGAGGGTCCAGCTCGACTGGATCCGCCAGCCGGCGTCCCCCGGCACCTGGAGAGCGGAGTTCTCGTGGCAGGGCCGCACCGGCACCGCCTCCGAGCTGGCCTCCGCCCTGCGCGGCTGGCAGATGCTCCGCTTCGAGGTCACCGCGGAGCCCAGCCCCACCGCCGAGGGCGAGCGCTACAGCGCCACCCCCGCGCTGGGCATCTTCCACGCCGTCACCGGCATCCACGGCGACATCCTCGTCCCGGAGGACCGCCTGCGCGCCGCCCTGGCCCGCGCGGCCCAGGGCGAGACGGTGCTCGAAGCGGAGATCGCCCGGCTCCTCGGCAAACCCTGGGACGACGAGCTGGAGCCCTTCCGCTACGCGGGCGAGGGGGCTCCGGTGCGCTGGCTGCACCAGGTGGTCTAG
- a CDS encoding SGNH/GDSL hydrolase family protein, with amino-acid sequence MRGRRRFRTAAVSATAALLCAGALSGCTSGEPSATPAATGAAPKPKPTPPPEPLWDVSPASVAAVGDSVTRAFDACSVLSDCPEVSWATGTDTAVNSLALRLLGPAKVATHSWNLARTGARMAELPEQMAGAAAERPALVTVMMGANDACRATPELMTPVADFRSSFETAMARLRKGAPKAQVYVASVPDLMHLWSTGRVSPMGREVWKLGICGAMLADPEDLGPAAERRRAEVRDRVVAYNRVLSEVCAKDERCRYDGGAVFGFPFDGGQLSPWDWFHPSRDGQARLAELAYRRITKE; translated from the coding sequence ATGCGCGGCCGACGCCGATTCCGTACCGCTGCCGTCTCCGCGACGGCGGCGCTGCTGTGCGCGGGGGCGCTGTCCGGCTGCACCTCCGGGGAACCGTCGGCGACCCCTGCCGCCACCGGAGCGGCCCCGAAGCCGAAGCCCACCCCGCCGCCGGAGCCCCTCTGGGACGTCTCCCCCGCCTCCGTCGCCGCCGTCGGGGACTCGGTCACCCGCGCCTTCGACGCCTGTTCGGTCCTGTCGGACTGCCCCGAGGTCTCCTGGGCGACGGGCACGGACACCGCCGTGAACAGTCTCGCCCTGCGCCTCCTCGGCCCGGCGAAGGTGGCCACCCACAGCTGGAACCTGGCGCGGACGGGCGCCCGGATGGCGGAGCTTCCCGAGCAGATGGCGGGGGCGGCGGCCGAACGGCCCGCGCTGGTCACGGTGATGATGGGCGCCAACGACGCCTGCCGGGCGACCCCGGAGCTGATGACGCCGGTCGCAGATTTCCGGTCGTCCTTCGAGACAGCGATGGCCCGGCTCCGGAAGGGCGCGCCGAAGGCGCAGGTGTACGTGGCGAGCGTGCCGGACCTGATGCATCTGTGGTCGACCGGGCGGGTGAGCCCGATGGGCCGGGAGGTGTGGAAGCTGGGGATCTGCGGCGCGATGCTGGCGGACCCCGAGGACCTGGGTCCGGCGGCGGAGCGGCGGCGCGCGGAGGTACGGGACCGGGTGGTGGCGTACAACCGGGTGCTCTCGGAGGTGTGCGCGAAGGACGAGCGCTGCCGGTACGACGGCGGCGCGGTCTTCGGATTCCCGTTCGACGGAGGGCAGTTGAGCCCCTGGGACTGGTTCCATCCGAGCCGGGACGGGCAGGCGCGGCTCGCGGAGCTGGCGTACCGGCGGATCACGAAGGAGTGA
- a CDS encoding glycoside hydrolase family 3 protein: MTETSADTAREAIVEAALAKLGLDAKTRLLGGQDMWSLPALPEIGLKSLVMSDGPIGVRGVRWTADDPSVALPSPTALAATWDPALARRAGRLLAQEARRKSVHVLLAPTVNLHRSPLGGRHFEAYSEDPYLTGAVATGYVQGVQEGGVGTTVKHFVANDAETDRFTVDNRIAPRPLREIYLAPFEAIVKNAHPWGIMTAYNQVNGVTMTEHRYLVNEVLRGEWGFDGYNVSDWMAARSTTGDIEGGLDVAMPGPDTVYGENLAAAVRAGEVAESAVDTAVRNVLRLAARVGALEGAPPAVTEHPATIDGDALAREIARRGFVLVRNEGGVLPLAAGTTVALSGAAARDARVLGGGSAQVFPEHVVSPLDGLAAALPEGALTFSVGADPSEELVPADQGFTLRARCRDAEGRLLGEGSLPNGQVQWIGDDLPEGVTHDELASIEVVGTFIPRESGEHAFGTRGLGAFTLTVAGETVFDGAQVMGPETDPFEAFFGSPVERAKVALTAGQAVEVSLLHTLEKEFAAPLSAVMFSFVHLGPRRDPDELIAEAVEAARTAATAVVVVATTERVESEGFDRKDLALPGRQDDLVRAVAAVNPNTVVVVNSGSPVEMPWREDVAAILLSWFPGQEGGAALADVLTGAEEPGGRLPTTWPVALADVPVTEVTPTEGRLDYTEGVFVGYRAWDKAGAVPAYPFGHGLGYTTWSYESLTAGPDTATVRLTNTGDRTGREIVQLYLAPVDDSVERPARWLAAFASVEAGPGETVEAEIALPRRAFEIWDEDKNDWTLVHGGYEVLAAHSLTDARLSATLEV, from the coding sequence ATGACGGAGACCAGCGCCGACACGGCACGGGAAGCGATCGTCGAGGCGGCACTCGCCAAGCTCGGCCTGGACGCCAAGACCCGGCTGCTCGGCGGCCAGGACATGTGGTCCCTGCCCGCCCTGCCGGAGATCGGGCTGAAGTCCCTGGTCATGTCCGACGGCCCGATCGGCGTCCGCGGCGTCCGCTGGACCGCCGACGACCCGTCCGTGGCCCTGCCGTCCCCGACCGCGCTCGCCGCCACCTGGGACCCGGCCCTCGCCCGCCGCGCCGGCCGCCTCCTCGCCCAGGAAGCCCGCCGCAAGAGCGTCCACGTGCTGCTCGCGCCCACCGTCAACCTGCACCGCAGCCCGCTCGGCGGCCGTCACTTCGAGGCCTACAGCGAGGACCCGTACCTGACGGGCGCCGTCGCCACCGGCTACGTCCAGGGCGTCCAGGAGGGCGGTGTCGGCACCACCGTCAAGCACTTCGTCGCCAACGACGCCGAGACCGACCGCTTCACCGTCGACAACCGGATCGCCCCCCGCCCGCTCCGCGAGATCTACCTCGCCCCCTTCGAGGCCATCGTCAAGAACGCCCACCCCTGGGGCATCATGACGGCCTACAACCAGGTCAACGGCGTCACCATGACCGAGCACCGCTACCTGGTCAACGAGGTCCTCCGCGGCGAGTGGGGCTTCGACGGCTACAACGTCTCCGACTGGATGGCCGCCCGCTCCACCACCGGCGACATCGAGGGCGGCCTCGACGTCGCCATGCCCGGCCCCGACACCGTCTACGGCGAGAACCTCGCCGCCGCCGTCCGCGCCGGCGAGGTCGCCGAGTCCGCCGTCGACACCGCCGTCCGCAACGTCCTGCGGCTCGCCGCCCGCGTCGGCGCCCTCGAAGGCGCCCCGCCGGCCGTCACCGAGCACCCCGCCACGATCGACGGCGACGCCCTCGCCCGTGAGATCGCCCGCCGCGGCTTCGTCCTCGTACGGAACGAGGGCGGCGTGCTCCCGCTGGCCGCCGGCACCACCGTCGCCCTCTCCGGCGCCGCCGCCCGCGACGCCCGCGTCCTCGGCGGCGGCTCCGCCCAGGTCTTCCCCGAGCACGTCGTCTCCCCGCTCGACGGCCTCGCGGCCGCCCTGCCCGAAGGCGCGCTCACCTTCAGCGTCGGCGCCGATCCCAGCGAGGAACTCGTCCCCGCCGACCAGGGGTTCACCCTCCGCGCCCGCTGCCGCGACGCCGAGGGCCGCCTCCTCGGCGAGGGCTCCCTGCCCAACGGCCAGGTCCAGTGGATCGGCGACGACCTCCCCGAGGGCGTCACCCACGACGAGCTCGCCTCCATCGAGGTCGTCGGCACCTTCATCCCGCGCGAGTCCGGCGAGCACGCCTTCGGCACCCGCGGCCTCGGCGCCTTCACCCTCACCGTCGCCGGGGAGACCGTCTTCGACGGCGCGCAGGTCATGGGCCCCGAGACCGACCCCTTCGAGGCCTTCTTCGGCTCCCCGGTCGAGCGCGCCAAGGTCGCGCTCACCGCGGGGCAGGCCGTCGAGGTCTCCCTGCTCCACACCCTGGAGAAGGAGTTCGCGGCCCCGCTCTCGGCCGTCATGTTCTCCTTCGTCCACCTCGGTCCGCGCCGTGACCCCGACGAACTGATCGCCGAGGCCGTCGAGGCCGCCCGCACCGCCGCCACCGCCGTCGTGGTCGTCGCCACCACCGAGCGCGTCGAGTCCGAGGGCTTCGACCGCAAGGACCTCGCCCTCCCCGGCCGCCAGGACGACCTCGTACGCGCCGTCGCCGCCGTCAACCCGAACACCGTCGTCGTCGTCAACTCCGGCTCCCCGGTCGAGATGCCCTGGCGCGAGGACGTGGCCGCGATCCTGCTCAGCTGGTTCCCCGGCCAGGAGGGCGGCGCCGCCCTCGCCGACGTCCTCACCGGCGCCGAGGAGCCCGGCGGGCGCCTCCCCACCACCTGGCCCGTCGCCCTCGCCGACGTCCCCGTCACCGAGGTCACCCCCACCGAGGGCCGACTCGACTACACCGAGGGTGTGTTCGTCGGCTACCGCGCCTGGGACAAGGCCGGCGCCGTCCCCGCGTACCCCTTCGGCCACGGCCTCGGCTACACCACCTGGTCGTACGAGTCCCTCACCGCGGGCCCCGACACCGCCACCGTCCGGCTCACCAACACCGGCGACCGCACCGGCCGCGAGATCGTCCAGCTCTACCTGGCGCCCGTCGACGACTCCGTCGAGCGCCCGGCCCGCTGGCTCGCCGCCTTCGCGAGCGTCGAGGCCGGCCCCGGCGAGACCGTCGAGGCCGAGATCGCGCTGCCCCGCCGCGCCTTCGAGATCTGGGACGAGGACAAGAACGACTGGACCCTCGTCCACGGCGGATACGAGGTCCTGGCCGCACACTCCCTGACGGATGCCCGGCTGAGCGCGACACTGGAGGTCTGA